From a region of the Deinococcus metallilatus genome:
- a CDS encoding CHRD domain-containing protein has product MNRLTLSTLAGLALTFTACGQLQMTTNYSVNLTGGTSGVALGTGQANLTLTGHTLTVLGTFNNLTTAATAAHLYGPGETESAASVSLALTIDQVTNGARSGRISGTFTLTDQQIAWLNNRQMYVDLHAGTTRISGVVERLLQ; this is encoded by the coding sequence ATGAACAGACTGACCCTCAGCACGCTCGCCGGACTCGCCCTCACGTTCACGGCCTGCGGCCAGCTCCAGATGACGACCAACTACTCCGTGAACCTGACGGGCGGGACCAGCGGTGTCGCCCTCGGGACCGGCCAGGCCAACCTCACCCTCACGGGCCATACCCTCACGGTCCTGGGCACGTTCAACAACCTGACCACTGCGGCCACCGCAGCGCATCTCTATGGGCCGGGCGAGACGGAAAGCGCCGCCAGCGTGAGCCTGGCCCTGACCATCGACCAGGTGACCAACGGGGCCAGAAGTGGCCGGATCAGCGGGACCTTTACCCTCACCGACCAGCAGATCGCGTGGCTGAACAACCGGCAGATGTACGTGGACCTCCACGCGGGGACCACCCGGATCAGCGGCGTGGTCGAGCGGCTGCTGCAATAG
- a CDS encoding protease inhibitor I42 family protein codes for MKLLLAPTVLGLLLLLGACAPAATSGGTASPASVQPAPSRFVPKTIRLDQEADGSIVDLRVGDTLELSLPGNPSTGYSWSLSLPLGPGLEQLGAAGFRPSSTGLGAGGAVVLRYRAAAPGQFPLSLTYSRPFEALPPNPQTFELFVFVR; via the coding sequence ATGAAGCTTCTTCTGGCCCCCACCGTTCTCGGCCTGCTCCTGCTGCTGGGGGCCTGTGCCCCGGCGGCGACCTCGGGCGGTACGGCCTCTCCGGCCAGTGTCCAGCCCGCGCCCAGCCGCTTCGTGCCCAAGACCATCCGGCTGGACCAGGAGGCCGACGGCAGCATCGTGGATCTGCGGGTGGGCGACACGCTGGAACTGAGCCTGCCCGGCAACCCCAGCACGGGCTATTCCTGGTCGCTGAGCCTGCCGCTGGGGCCGGGGCTGGAGCAGCTCGGTGCTGCGGGCTTCAGGCCGTCCTCGACCGGCCTGGGGGCGGGCGGCGCGGTGGTCTTGCGCTACCGCGCCGCCGCGCCCGGCCAGTTTCCGCTGTCGCTGACCTACAGCCGCCCGTTCGAAGCCCTGCCCCCCAACCCGCAGACCTTCGAGCTGTTCGTGTTCGTGCGGTAA
- a CDS encoding MliC family protein produces the protein MIRVTREKSRFGLPLALLTLSACAPVMQPGGQAVIPVPDNSSAGITPVPFPQPIPFPNPNPQPPVNTVNYACEGGQSVTVSYVGANVAQVTWQGTTSTLNQAQSASGVRYSNGFYTWVTKGNQGFLTQPGLTQDSIIVANNCVARPS, from the coding sequence ATGATCCGAGTCACCCGCGAGAAGAGCAGGTTCGGCCTGCCCCTGGCCCTGCTCACCCTGAGCGCCTGCGCGCCGGTCATGCAGCCGGGGGGGCAGGCCGTCATCCCGGTGCCCGACAACAGCTCGGCCGGGATCACGCCGGTGCCCTTTCCTCAGCCCATCCCCTTTCCCAACCCCAATCCGCAGCCTCCCGTCAACACCGTGAATTACGCCTGCGAGGGAGGCCAGAGCGTCACGGTGAGTTATGTCGGCGCGAACGTGGCGCAGGTGACGTGGCAGGGCACCACCTCTACCCTGAACCAGGCCCAGTCCGCCTCGGGCGTCCGCTACAGCAACGGGTTCTACACCTGGGTCACCAAGGGCAACCAGGGCTTCCTCACCCAGCCCGGCCTGACGCAGGACAGCATCATCGTCGCCAACAACTGCGTCGCGCGCCCCTCGTAA
- a CDS encoding antibiotic biosynthesis monooxygenase family protein, with protein sequence MHARVVTVQIRPGKMSGAVLIYRDAVLPLLERQKGFSGARLLTDLSTGRGLLLTLWESEADMRAVEASGVFQEEIARFQPVLGAPPSRDYYEVSVSSQAGRWA encoded by the coding sequence ATGCACGCACGGGTCGTGACCGTTCAGATTCGTCCCGGCAAGATGAGCGGCGCTGTTCTCATCTACCGCGACGCGGTCTTGCCCCTGCTGGAGCGGCAGAAGGGCTTCAGCGGCGCGCGGCTGCTGACCGACCTCAGCACCGGCCGGGGCCTGCTGCTGACGCTGTGGGAGAGCGAGGCCGACATGCGGGCGGTCGAGGCCAGCGGGGTGTTTCAGGAAGAGATCGCCCGCTTCCAGCCGGTGCTGGGGGCGCCGCCCAGCCGCGACTACTACGAGGTCAGCGTGTCGAGCCAGGCAGGCCGCTGGGCCTGA
- a CDS encoding ATP-binding protein gives MTTSLRLLGAVWAEQEAHVIPFLPDKRHQLLAYLAYCGDWVDRDHPTFLFWPDSPPQVAGGNFRQLLVRVRALTCAAGLEIERHRLRWPVQTDVAAFLEAVGTGRWAEALAGYGGPLMDRLEGDEPGEFAGWLGCERERLRGLWRTAVLRRAGELTEGGAHLEATELLGQLLEADEFDEAALQAQVGALLRAGGRERARQAYEAFVERLRAELGLEPTAELAQLGRTLSAPAALPEPGATPPRPGPSSGPLPRPTTSFVGRDLELAEIARLLAQPGCRLLTLTGPGGIGKTRLALEAARGLAPRFPDGVFFVPLAPLTSEAQLTARVAAGLGLTPQGQADPLDQLVRWLGDRQVLLVLDNFEHLLEAAGVPQALIRRCPNLRLLVTSRGRLGVEAEWLLPLAGLEYPESLGLGPTPNAYFDAVRLFLERARQVRPDFAPGEEEWPPLLGICQLVAGSPLGLELAAGWVRCLGLADIAREIGENLDFLSAAGSDAAGRHASLRAVFDHSWRLLTPAEGAALRALSVFQGGFRLEAARRVSGASLPVLAALVDKSLLRRSHSGRYDRHALLHQYAREKLAEQPGEQRAARERHGRYYLALLAERSGEIGGPQGQAALAALDEEFGNIRLAWHWGVEEARTGQVWREWRRAAVGGLPYFSLRARYQEGEALYGEAAAALEEAGPEHGAALGEVLIPQASFTMRLGRYEEARYLGERGLALVLPDSQEAITGLGVLGAVEERTGAFSQAERHFGEALVLAERHGRVPDQATLRYNLANVALGLGDYDRAERQVERSVALFAGIGQRLGLVFGLDLQGYVALGRGHLDDAGRVLTRGLALARELGLHQRVPDFLQNLAEVAYERGNLAEARRLAEEGLALAQAEGHQTMEISALALLGRVSAAAGDDRQARGHLRRSIRLAWVSGETPRLLVGLVYLAEWRLRRGEVREAVPLLLAAERHPAAEHRLRALARRLGQNLAGQLVPGELVEAPGDPAGLETLVTRALAGLDLALPTAPGMSQDGAAG, from the coding sequence GTGACCACTTCCCTGCGCCTGCTGGGGGCCGTGTGGGCCGAACAGGAGGCCCACGTCATCCCGTTTCTTCCCGACAAGCGCCATCAACTGCTGGCCTACCTCGCCTACTGCGGCGACTGGGTGGACCGCGATCACCCCACCTTTCTGTTCTGGCCGGACAGTCCGCCGCAGGTGGCGGGCGGCAATTTCCGCCAGCTCCTCGTCCGGGTCCGCGCGCTGACGTGTGCGGCTGGCCTGGAAATCGAGCGGCACCGGCTGCGCTGGCCGGTACAGACCGATGTGGCCGCCTTTCTGGAGGCGGTGGGCACTGGGCGCTGGGCCGAGGCGCTCGCCGGATACGGCGGTCCCCTGATGGACCGGCTGGAGGGCGACGAGCCGGGCGAATTCGCGGGCTGGCTGGGGTGCGAACGCGAGCGGCTGCGCGGCCTGTGGCGGACCGCCGTGCTGCGCCGCGCCGGGGAGCTGACCGAAGGAGGCGCGCACCTGGAGGCTACCGAACTGCTGGGCCAGTTGCTGGAAGCGGACGAGTTCGACGAGGCGGCGCTGCAAGCCCAGGTGGGGGCGCTGCTGCGCGCCGGGGGACGCGAGCGGGCCCGGCAGGCGTATGAGGCCTTTGTGGAGCGGCTGCGCGCGGAACTGGGCCTGGAGCCCACCGCCGAACTCGCCCAGTTGGGCCGGACCCTGAGCGCCCCCGCCGCGCTGCCGGAACCCGGGGCCACTCCGCCCCGCCCCGGCCCCTCCAGCGGGCCGCTGCCCCGGCCCACCACCTCGTTTGTGGGCCGGGACCTCGAACTCGCCGAGATTGCCCGGCTGCTCGCCCAGCCGGGGTGCCGGTTGCTGACCCTGACCGGCCCGGGGGGCATCGGCAAGACCCGGCTCGCCCTGGAGGCCGCCCGGGGGCTCGCGCCGCGCTTCCCGGACGGGGTCTTCTTCGTGCCGCTCGCGCCGCTGACCTCGGAGGCGCAGCTGACCGCCCGGGTGGCCGCGGGCCTGGGCCTGACGCCCCAGGGACAGGCCGATCCGCTGGACCAGCTGGTCCGCTGGCTCGGTGACCGGCAGGTGCTGCTGGTGCTCGACAACTTCGAACACCTGCTGGAGGCGGCAGGCGTCCCTCAGGCCCTCATCCGGCGCTGCCCGAACCTGCGCCTCCTGGTGACCTCGCGGGGGCGGCTCGGGGTCGAGGCCGAGTGGCTGCTGCCCCTCGCGGGGCTGGAGTACCCCGAGAGTCTGGGCCTCGGACCGACCCCCAACGCATACTTCGACGCCGTGCGGCTCTTCCTCGAACGGGCCCGGCAGGTGCGCCCGGACTTCGCGCCCGGCGAGGAGGAGTGGCCCCCCCTGCTCGGCATCTGCCAGCTGGTCGCGGGTTCACCCCTGGGGCTCGAACTCGCGGCAGGCTGGGTGCGGTGCCTGGGCCTGGCGGACATCGCCCGGGAGATCGGCGAGAACCTCGATTTCCTGAGCGCCGCCGGGAGCGACGCGGCGGGGCGGCACGCCAGCCTGCGGGCGGTGTTCGATCACTCCTGGCGGCTGCTCACCCCCGCCGAGGGAGCGGCGCTGCGCGCGCTGTCGGTCTTTCAGGGGGGCTTCCGGCTGGAGGCGGCGCGCCGGGTTTCGGGCGCGTCCCTGCCGGTCCTGGCGGCGCTGGTGGACAAGTCGCTGCTGCGCCGCAGCCACTCGGGGCGCTACGACCGCCACGCGCTGCTCCACCAGTACGCCCGAGAGAAGCTGGCCGAGCAGCCCGGAGAACAGCGGGCGGCGCGGGAGCGGCACGGGCGGTACTACCTCGCCCTGCTGGCCGAGCGGTCAGGGGAGATCGGGGGGCCGCAGGGGCAGGCGGCCCTCGCGGCGCTCGACGAGGAGTTCGGGAATATCCGCCTCGCCTGGCACTGGGGCGTGGAGGAAGCCCGGACAGGCCAGGTCTGGCGGGAGTGGCGGCGGGCCGCCGTGGGAGGCCTGCCCTATTTCAGCCTGCGCGCCCGCTACCAGGAGGGAGAAGCCCTCTACGGGGAGGCCGCCGCCGCCCTGGAGGAGGCCGGGCCCGAACACGGCGCCGCGCTGGGCGAGGTGCTGATTCCCCAGGCCTCGTTCACCATGCGCCTGGGGCGCTACGAGGAGGCCCGGTACCTGGGCGAGCGGGGCCTGGCGCTCGTGCTGCCGGACAGTCAGGAGGCCATCACGGGGCTCGGCGTTCTGGGGGCCGTCGAGGAGCGCACCGGGGCCTTTTCCCAGGCCGAGCGGCATTTCGGGGAGGCGCTGGTCCTCGCCGAGCGGCACGGCCGGGTGCCCGACCAGGCCACGCTCCGCTACAACCTGGCGAACGTCGCGCTGGGGCTGGGCGACTACGACCGGGCCGAGCGGCAGGTCGAGCGGTCGGTGGCCCTTTTCGCCGGGATCGGCCAGCGGCTCGGCCTGGTCTTCGGCCTGGACCTCCAGGGCTACGTCGCCCTGGGCCGGGGCCACCTCGATGACGCCGGGCGGGTCCTCACGCGCGGCCTGGCCCTCGCCCGGGAGCTCGGACTCCACCAGCGTGTGCCGGACTTCCTCCAGAACCTGGCCGAAGTGGCCTACGAGCGCGGGAACCTGGCGGAAGCCCGCCGCCTGGCGGAGGAGGGCCTCGCCCTGGCGCAGGCGGAAGGCCACCAGACGATGGAGATCAGCGCCCTCGCCCTCCTCGGGCGGGTGAGCGCGGCCGCAGGCGACGACCGGCAGGCGCGGGGCCACCTGCGGCGGTCCATCCGCCTCGCCTGGGTCAGCGGGGAGACGCCGCGGCTGCTCGTGGGCCTGGTCTACCTCGCGGAGTGGCGGCTCCGGCGGGGCGAGGTCCGCGAGGCGGTCCCCCTGCTCCTCGCGGCGGAGCGTCATCCTGCCGCCGAGCACCGGCTGAGGGCGCTGGCCCGGCGGCTGGGGCAGAACCTCGCGGGCCAGCTCGTGCCGGGCGAACTCGTGGAGGCTCCCGGCGATCCGGCGGGCCTGGAGACCCTCGTGACGCGGGCGCTCGCCGGGCTGGACCTGGCCCTCCCCACCGCGCCGGGGATGAGCCAGGACGGAGCGGCCGGGTGA
- a CDS encoding ABC transporter six-transmembrane domain-containing protein, protein MTATLARTMGTLYRAYRPRILFTYALTLLENLFNLLYPFATGRAIDGLLRGSFLGLALFAGIWLAHSVTGVIRQRFDTRTFTRIYGEVAARVVLGQARQGRPTSQIVARSALAREFVDFFERDVPAVIGALVGFAGSLAMLLGYDRLTGLVCLALLLPVGLVSRRFARRALALHRGLNDELEREVDVLGRPGGGAVREHYRRLATWRVRLSDVEATGWGVLELFLIALAGFVIVRAVRLPGAQPGTIYAVIAYLWTYLDSLAGVPALGQQLARLRDIGQRLHGAVEQRDAEPPHLPGQPPGP, encoded by the coding sequence ATGACGGCCACCCTGGCGCGGACGATGGGGACGCTTTACCGCGCCTACCGGCCACGCATCCTGTTCACGTACGCCCTGACCCTGCTGGAAAACCTCTTCAACCTGCTGTATCCCTTCGCCACCGGCCGCGCCATCGACGGGTTGCTGCGGGGATCGTTCCTGGGCCTCGCGCTCTTCGCGGGCATCTGGCTCGCGCACAGCGTCACCGGGGTGATCCGCCAGCGTTTCGACACCCGCACCTTCACCCGGATTTACGGGGAGGTGGCCGCCCGGGTCGTGCTGGGCCAGGCCCGCCAGGGGCGCCCCACCTCGCAGATCGTGGCGAGAAGCGCGCTGGCGCGGGAGTTCGTGGACTTCTTCGAGCGCGACGTGCCCGCCGTGATCGGGGCGCTGGTGGGCTTTGCCGGGTCGCTCGCGATGCTCCTGGGGTACGACCGGCTGACCGGGCTGGTCTGCCTGGCCCTGCTGCTGCCGGTGGGACTGGTGAGCCGCCGCTTTGCCCGCCGCGCGCTGGCGCTCCACCGGGGCCTCAACGATGAACTCGAACGCGAGGTGGACGTGTTGGGCAGACCGGGCGGCGGGGCGGTGCGCGAGCACTACCGGCGGCTGGCCACCTGGCGCGTGCGCCTCTCCGACGTGGAGGCGACGGGCTGGGGCGTGCTGGAACTGTTCCTGATCGCCCTGGCGGGGTTCGTGATCGTGCGGGCGGTGCGGCTGCCGGGCGCGCAGCCGGGCACCATCTACGCGGTGATCGCCTACCTGTGGACCTACCTGGACAGCCTCGCGGGCGTGCCTGCCCTGGGGCAACAGCTCGCGCGGCTACGCGACATCGGGCAGAGGCTGCACGGTGCCGTGGAACAGCGAGACGCGGAACCTCCCCATCTCCCGGGACAACCCCCCGGACCTTGA
- the iolB gene encoding 5-deoxy-glucuronate isomerase, translated as MTNHLRPDASGQVGVTPESAGWEYLSFGVVRLTPGQTHQANTGGNEVALVPQEGRLRVEAGGQTFDLTRRDVFSELPHVLYLPPGVAYRVSGEGVFAWGGAPASGALPLRLFRPEEMRVELRGGANATRQVSHILGPDLPAERLLLYEVYTPSGNWSGWPPHRHDGRLGSLYIEETYHYRVSPPQGWAVHRNYSPEDGEDELLLARDGDLILSRRGYHPVAAAPGSNVYYLNFMAGEAQGEQRRLPPVDEAQWAWMRQDWAGRAMPLPFPPPGLEG; from the coding sequence GTGACCAACCACCTCCGCCCCGACGCGAGCGGGCAGGTGGGTGTCACGCCGGAAAGCGCCGGGTGGGAGTACCTGTCCTTCGGCGTGGTGCGCCTCACGCCGGGTCAGACGCACCAGGCGAACACGGGCGGAAACGAGGTGGCCCTGGTGCCCCAGGAGGGCAGGCTGCGCGTGGAGGCGGGCGGGCAGACTTTCGACCTCACCCGCCGGGACGTGTTCAGCGAGTTGCCGCACGTCCTGTACCTGCCGCCCGGCGTGGCCTACCGCGTGAGTGGTGAGGGCGTCTTCGCCTGGGGAGGCGCTCCGGCCAGTGGAGCATTGCCGCTGCGGCTGTTCCGCCCGGAGGAGATGCGGGTCGAGCTGCGCGGCGGGGCGAACGCGACCCGGCAGGTCAGCCATATCCTCGGCCCGGACCTGCCCGCCGAGCGCCTGCTGCTCTACGAGGTCTACACGCCCAGCGGGAACTGGAGCGGCTGGCCGCCCCACCGCCACGACGGGAGGCTGGGGTCTTTGTACATCGAGGAAACGTACCACTACCGCGTTTCACCGCCCCAGGGCTGGGCCGTCCACCGCAACTACAGCCCCGAAGACGGCGAGGACGAACTGCTGCTCGCCCGCGACGGCGACCTGATCCTCTCGCGCCGGGGCTATCACCCGGTCGCCGCCGCGCCGGGCAGCAACGTGTACTACCTCAACTTCATGGCCGGGGAGGCCCAGGGCGAGCAGCGCCGCCTCCCGCCGGTGGACGAGGCGCAGTGGGCCTGGATGCGGCAGGACTGGGCGGGACGGGCGATGCCGCTCCCTTTCCCCCCGCCGGGTCTGGAGGGGTAG